Proteins encoded by one window of Ascochyta rabiei chromosome 1, complete sequence:
- a CDS encoding Carnitine O-acetyltransferase, with the protein MFSRVARARAPASILRRPVTQTPTPTPRRFAMAPARKQSSLPEGYKEDHSKGAMLRFEDSLPRLPVPTLAETARRYLKSVHPLLSAAEFEQTTRAVNDFVAPGGPGETLQQRLEERRARPEIKNWLAEWWNEAAYMGYRDPVVPYVSYFYSHRDDKKRRDPAKRAAALSTAVLEFKRLVDGGQLEPEYMKKLPMAMSSYEWMFNCSRVPKKPADTSVKFPFAQNQHIVAVRKNQFWKIPHEIGGKQLNTSELELQFRRVYDSAVKTDAVGILTSQNRDVWADVYPKLKAASPVNAAAIEAIEAASFVVCLDDASPVTLEERAHQYWHGDGANRWFDKPLQFIVNDNGTSGFMGEHSIMDGTPTHRLNDHANKLIFTNALPFDDPSIRSDLPNPKPLRFELNAELKSDIAAAAAHFTSQIGAHELRVQAYQGYGKGLIKKFKCSPDAYVQMIIQLAYYKFYGKSRPTYESAATRRFQEGRTETCRTVSDESVAFCEAMTSPDTTPEECAAKLRAALAAHVAYISDASDGRGVDRHLFGLKKCLKEGEPVPALYSDPAYSYSSTWFISSSQLSSEYFNGYGWSQVVDDGWGLAYMINENSIQFNVCSKGLGSDKMSFYLNEAAGDIRDVMLPSLEAPKAKL; encoded by the exons ATGTTCAGCAGAGTTGCGCGAGCGCGAGCACCCGCCTCGATCCTTCGCCGCCCCGTCACGCAGACCCCGACCCCGACGCCCAGG AGATTCGCAATGGCGCCCGCCAGGAAGCAGTCGTCGCTGCCCGAGG GCTACAAGGAGGACCACAGCAAAGGCGCCATGCTGCGCTTCGAGGACTCGCTCCCCCGGCTGCCCGTGCCGACGCTCGCGGAGACGGCCAGGCGGTACCTCAAGTCGGTGCACCCGCTGCTGTCCGCGGCCGAGTTCGAGCAGACAACCCGGGCCGTCAACGACTTCGTCGCGCCCGGCGGGCCCGGCGAGACGCTGCAGCAGCGCCTGGAGGAGCGGCGCGCGCGGCCCGAGATCAAGAACTGGCTCGCCGAGTGGTGGAACGAGGCGGCGTACATGGGCTACCGCGACCCCGTCGTGCCCTACGTCAGCTACTTCTACTCGCACCGCGACGACAAGAAGCGCCGGGACCCGGCCAAGCGCGCGGCCGCCCTCTCCACCGCCGTGCTCGAGTTCAAGAGGCTCGTCGACGGCGGCCAGCTGGAGCCCGAGTACATGAAGAAGCTGCCCATGGCCATGAGCTCGTACGAGTGGATGTTCAACTGCAGCCGCGTGCCCAAGAAGCCCGCCGACACGAGCGTCAAGTTCCCCTTCGCCCAGAACCAGCACATCGTCGCCGTGCGCAAGAACCAGTTCTGGAAGATCCCCCACGAGATCGGCGGCAAGCAGCTCAACACCAGCGAGCTCGAGCTGCAGTTCAGGCGCGTCTACGACAGCGCCGTCAAGACCGACGCCGTCGGCATCCTCACCTCGCAGAACCGCGACGTCTGGGCCGACGTCTACCCCAAGCTCAAGGCCGCCTCCCCCGTCAACGCGGCGGCCATCGAGGCCATCGAGGCGGCCTCGTTCGTCGTCTGCCTCGACGACGCCTCCCCCGTCACCCTCGAGGAGCGCGCCCACCAGTACTGGCACGGCGACGGCGCCAACCGCTGGTTCGACAAGCCGCTGCAGTTCATCGTCAACGACAATGGCACCTCGGGCTTCATGGGCGAGCACTCCATCATGGACGGCACGCCCACGCACCGCCTCAACGACCACGCCAACAAGCTCATCTTCACAAACGCCCTGCCCTTTGACGACCCCTCCATCCGCTCCGACCTGCCCAACCCCAAGCCGCTCCGCTTCGAGCTCAACGCCGAGCTCAAGAGCGAcatcgccgccgccgccgcccactTCACGAGCCAGATCGGCGCCCACGAGCTGCGCGTGCAGGCCTACCAGGGCTACGGCAAGGGCCTGATCAAGAAGTTCAAGTGCAGCCCGGACGCCTACGTGCAGATGATCATCCAGCTGGCCTACTACAAGTTCTACGGCAAGAGCCGCCCCACGTACGAATCCGCCGCGACCCGCCGCTTCCAGGAAGGCCGCACCGAAACCTGCCGCACAGTCTCCGACGAGAGCGTCGCCTTCTGCGAGGCCATGACGAGCCCAGACACCACACCCGAGGAGTGCGCCGCCAAACTGCGCGCCGCCCTCGCCGCGCACGTGGCCTACATCAGCGACGCCTCCGACGGGCGGGGTGTCGACCGCCACCTCTTCGGCCTGAAGAAGTGCCTCAAGGAGGGCGAACCCGTGCCAGCGCTGTACTCGGACCCGGCGTACAGCTACAGCTCCACCTGGTTCATCTCCTCGTCGCAGCTGTCGTCCGAGTACTTCAACGGCTACGGATGGAGCCAAGTCGTCGACGACGGCTGGGGTCTCGCCTACATGATCAACGAGAACAGCATCCAGTTCAACGTCTGCTCCAAGGGTCTTGGATCG GACAAGATGAGCTTCTACCTCAACGAAGCAGCGGGCGACATCCGCGACGTCATGCTCCCCTCGCTCGAGGCGCCCAAGGCCAAGTTGTGA